The Diabrotica virgifera virgifera chromosome 4, PGI_DIABVI_V3a genome segment ttcattggggGCAGGTCACCTCATAAAACTGGATAATGACAGAAAACCTAATAGAATAACTGATAGCAGAACTGTGGTGGAACATCAACCAGTAGGAAAACCAAgtaagaggtggatagacgaaatGAGAACTAATACTGAAGAGATATTGAGGGTAGACATCTGGAGGCGAGCAGTTGGGACAGAGttacttggaggcggatgctggggAGGTCAGGGCCTGACTTAGGCTGTAGCGCTATAGGAAAGAGAGAGTTAATTAAACTCTATAACTTATTTTAATCATTATTTGTTCCATTCCCAATGGCTAAAAGCATAGACGTTTTCCAATATGTTTTTTGGTGTACATTCATAGTCATTATAGTGTAAAATTGAACTTACCGGCCAAGACAAAGCAGCTGACATTGGAGATAAATCCGCTAAGAAAGGAATTAAACGGGAATGTACCAACCAGCAGACAATAAACAAATTGGATAATGCCggtcaataaaatataaaacagaTAGGCATCAATTACTTTCAACTTCTTTGAAGTTTTACTTTGGTATTCATTATaaaatttagaaattattttagtaACCTGAGCCATATTTCAGAAATTCAAGAGGTTTTGAATATGTGAATGTACGAAGAAACGTGTAATCTTCTGATAGGATATTTTGTCAAAAATGATGCAAAATGATGTCAATGAAGTAAGTGTCACTGTCAGTTTGTTGTAACTTGTCACTGTCACCCTGTCACTTGAAACGCCAATCTACAAATGATCTACAACCATAACTACCGTTACCTAGTAAACAATGAGTAAACAGTAGAATGATTTTCACAAATAGTACCCATCATGGTAGTACAGTAGTACCGTTGTAGTACAATAAACCCAATAAACTATGGTACAATGTTAACCATCAAACAAATCGGGTTAAAATCAATCGATATTTCTTTGAAATCAACCATTCAACATTGAACGATTTTGTGTTTCgcggtttcttcttcttcttcttggcttGCATTTTTGTATCTAAAATAATGTCAAATGTCACTTGGTTGAGTTGTCTGTGTGTTGTTCTTTGTTCTATGGATTTTGTCTAAATCCTGACCCACTACTTTGCGcggtgtaatttgggttgcctatataaacttgaatcggAGAAATGGGGctttgagttatttaaaaaatattggtacATTCCACGGTTATTAGTATTCGGtagtcttgtccgacggtggtggggagacttatatttttgactttacgtcacaagagtttacattcccatatttttaaattactttcgatcattgaatgtgtgttattgtgtatatatgtgtattatttgtgttattatgaaataataagacacatagtacacattttatcttataccgggtggcgaatcgtaaaaagggccataggaaactcaatgtaaagttctgaattgttgaattcttgcttccctaattattctacatcaaaagtcatgagagaatacttgtagagaattaaaatctgtattaaaatcaaaagttaaaattgttctacgatttaaatgcattccaaaattttgaaaaatatgatacatttgccacaataggtatgcgtgtaaaagtaaggccacacgttactatttaactgacagtgctcacaccattgactgaataaaaaaatctttattattaatcctttctccgcaactgagggtatcttatcaactgtattgtttttaaacaatagatgataaaataaaaatattgacagttcaaaaatgtgaacattattgcattgtgtgtggcctaagtttgggctgaaaactaaaatgtattacatttttacaaaattttggaatatgtttaattacgtagaccaattttaacagttatttccaatacagatttcaatcctcttcaaatagatgtcttttgatgtaaaataattattagggaagctggaattcaacagttcagaattttacatttgagaatgcaaaactttgacgcatgtcaaaattctcaatgtgttttaattgtattcatttttatcgaatattgagaaaactaataaatatttttgaaaaatttaaactcagaatgaaagactacattattaccgagggctgaaagtccctgaaaacttctataatgtttattttaataagttacagggctgaaaataaaagagaagtgtgatatttaatttcaaatatttcattcaatagaatctgcttgtttattctaaggggctttccgccctcggtaataatgtaatcttgcatcctgcgtttaaatttttctaaaatacttggttttctcaggattcgaaaaaaatcatattacgattcaaatgatagtaaactctcgtgacgtaatctcacccttaatgttcattggttagtcgatttaggcaaccgtagtaatgtctaagaaccgtgggtacattccatgtcaaatcactcaggcaaaaaattttggatctccgatttgtcggactatttcactcatcttaaaattttcacataatctgaccaatcacaaaccaaagacagcttgtgttatcgcgaaaacaccaactgtctttcaattgtgattggtctatcagcttcgtgttttcaacgacgtaaccatggataccgatcgcaaagcaaagtttaacgtttgccaaaaaaattattgtagctgtatacgctgtgagctcgtacgtagaggggatatttacaactTCGCGAgagccagtagtggcaagtctgtaaacgtttaccggaaatttgacataaatgtcaaagtgattaatttaaaattaaaattaaaaacattaattataaaaaatattagttggtccaagctgtggtatatatttttaccttaaatatacttacgttttaaatactgaatttaagtttttttactgttccgtaatatgtaattataaattattctaataatgttagcgccatctacacgataattgtggaagtatccgaagtaagaaattcatattttatcaatagaacgtcaaaatgattagcaaaatcttaaaaaagtcgattacaatttaattacttttttgcgttgtaagtattaagcgataacaattaaataataaatttaaaaattaccggtgaaagttgaattagtaatccgctaggagcgccaccagcgaagctcagagcgtatacgctgtgagcttcgctggtggcgctcctagcggattactggaattatctttcaccggtaatttttaaatttattatttaattgttatcgcttaacatttacaacgcaaagaataaattaaattgtaatcgatttttttaagattttgctaatcattttgacgttctattgataaaatatgaatttcttacttcggatactttcacaattatcgtgtagatggcgctaagatttttagattaaattataattacatattacggaacattaaaaaaacttaaattcagtatttaaaacgtaagtatatttaaggtaaaaatatataccacagctttgaccaactaatattttttataattaatgtttttaattttaattttacattaatcactttgacatttatgtcaaatttccggtaaacgtttacagacttgccactactggcgctcgagaatttgtaaatatatcccctctacgtacgagctcacagcggatacgtcaaaatgagtcgtttcggtggtacttcaaacgaagttatcacaaaccatacatactcatagatgTTTCACGCACAAACCATGCATACATACTCACGTATAACcataagtatgtatggtttgtggcaCAGACCATatatacttatagacgtttcacgaccatgttaatctttcggatcgaattaacgccatatcttgattggaatgggaactaaattgacaaattttagttacgtgggaatttcaacttataaattttgcgggatttttgatgaaatttcgcaggaaattaaaacaacagaaagacaactcaatgttttattcaatattttactgaaaacttcaaatattccaattggttttcaaaatgctaaacactactgccatgtgtcacgtgaaagcactgatgtgtaatattgagttgaatgaaaatttttgaaaaaatcttgtaggatgattgtttagataaatattaccttataatcttttacaaacttccaaaaatatataggccagAAATATTGATGACatacttgtctattggaataaactgtttcaggatctattaaatgttttttaaatgtggagaaacacaacacgggatgatcaatgtaaactaaaaattctactcataaaaacggagaggaggttaatacaattgattaatattgtgattaaatctaattaaaaacgtaacaccactataataaaataattaaaccacaaactgtaaaataaaaagtaaataacaaattaatttaattgtcaactgtcagttgttaaatatgacaagaaaattgactgacagcgacatctctggattggaatggtaactaatttgctgtcttgaccttgacaatttacgtgaaacgtcaatgagtatgtatggtttgtggtttcacgtaaattgtcaaggtcaagagaGCAacttagttaccattccaatccagagatgtcgctgtcagtcaattctcttgtcatatttaataactgacagttgacaattaaattaatttgttatttactttttattttacagtttgtggcttaattattttattatagtggtgttacgtttttaattagatttaatcacaattttaatcaattgtattaacctcctctccgtttttatgagtagaatttttagtttacattgatcatcccgtgttgtgtttctccacatttaaaaaacatttaatagatcctgaaacaatttattccaatagacaagtgtgtcatcaatatttcggacctatatatttttggaagtttgtaaaagattataatgtaatatttatctaaacaatcatcctacaattagattctttcaaaaattttcattcaactcaatattacacatcagtgctttcacgtgacacacgGCAGTATTgtttaaggctgtatgacactatacattttcttgtatcatttctaatatcgtttctgatatgtcaaaaaaatgcatagtgtcatacacagatacaagaaacgatatcagaaacgatacaagaatttgagtcaggcacagattattgtacaagaactgcgccaatttctgcgcaaagagcaaaaacgtaaaacctgctggtaaaacatctaaaatgtcataattacttactcataatggcggctgaaatgaaaatgggaatgggatcatgtattgatgaatttatttgtgtttttgtaggtattatttataaatcttttattgatacttaatataccgtttggtatggactactgttcaaCTAATAACCATAAATGTATTTAGCTCCttgtaaagttcaaactataaatttaggtttcatggtgcataattttttaatagacgaaaatacaatagttcctaatttggatcaaactgaagataatgctaatgaaaatattttagcaCACATATCaaaaccatagaggtatatattaacatagagagagcctaccttccgcgcttcctgacgacaagatctcatggactggtttgctgcatctctttctaacacattgtatcgaaaatctatgatgacattcagtgtgaatataggcatggaagaggaggacaactgtagcagctttactatgcgtaagagtgaaacagcactaatccaaataaaaaagatggtgtcgtcacttcgctctgaaagATACTCTCTCTCagctctctctatgctaatatataactctatgatcaaaacaaaatagaaacacaaataatcaacctcaaacagtcaacgtaaaattctggttattaaaatattaattaaaagtttataaactattttataaaatccttaaaatcatatgtagatgcagtactaccataacgtgacacagggtgacaaacaaaatttcgaccaatcaagtgccgaatttcatacaattttccatacaagaacttgcatagtgtcatacagggcacaaatgtacgtacaagaaatgatacaagaaaatgtatacaagaaacgatatcagaaacgatattagaaatgatacaagaaaatgcatagtgtcatacagcctttagcattttgaaaacaaattggaatgtttgaagttttcagtaaaatattgaataaaacattgaattgtctttctgttttaatttcctgcgaaatttcatcaaaaatctcgaaaaatttataattagaaattcccacgtaactaaaatttgtcaatttagttcccattccaatcaagagatggcgataattcgatccgaaagatgaacatggtcgtgaaacgtctatgagtatgtatggtttgtggaagttataaaccaaaacattgaagaaaatataccgagtaacacaagaaaatctaaatcttatatatggagaccacagcataataaacgagaccagcaaggacactccccgatgccgcctttgaagttgaaaagtacagggtcgccatttttcgcgtagtacacctgtaaatacttaatatttacatactgtcaatgtcactgccaaatcttaaaatttgtcagatagcttattctgttccacggttattagactttattattaatctttattattaatactttctctgcaactgagggtatcttatcaactgtattgtttttaaacaatagatgataaaataaaaatactgacagttcaaaaatgtgaacattattgcattgtgtgtggcctaagtttgggctgaaaactgaaatgtattacatttttacaaaattttggaatatgtttagttacgtagaccaattttaacagttgttttcaatacagatttcaatcctctacaaatagtttctaatgtcttttgatgtcaaataattatggaagctggaattcaacagtttagaattttacattgagttaaggcaaaattgtgacgcatgtcaaaattctcaatgtattttaattgtattcatttttttcgaatactgagaaaactaataaatatttttgaaaaatttaaactcagaatgacagactacattattaccgtgggctgaaagtccctgaaaacttctataatatttattttagtgaatttacagggctgaattgaatattaatttgttttgttgtataattcacgtttacaataattatgtgatctatttgatgtaaaaactatcatttatatactctttataaaatacaggaattcaaaataatataaacatttagaccttaataattagtacaatttatgaattaacataatatgtaatcagttgtttgttgtttgtttattttattatttgtctgtcataataaatataatgtcagatcaatcaaatacactgctcaacatgatcaaatcttactaagagtcgtatcagtttttttaggaaccggctgtacatctcagtggtgatgtgatgtgttggttcatcagtgttgccgatgtcaatatatgaaattatattaaGCCACTGCTAAATAAtcagattttgccaaaaattatgttaaaattttttatcttggtTGTTTCTAAGGGTAATAAAAATACGTTAAGAAAAAAGCTATTTTATTCAACTTGTTAATTCAAAAATACTTGTAACAAAattatatgtaatatattatactataataaaACTACATCTGGAACGCTTTCAAATAATATTTCCTCATCCTCATCTTGTGAAAATATTtatgtgattaaaataatttaacattttttgtgTGTTTGAAAGGAGTAACATTCTTTTACTCCTTCACTTTTGCTAACACTAATTTAATATTTGCTCACAGATCGCATTTAAACGTCGACAGACAACGATATCtaagaaaacgtgatttttttatttctgtattgcTGCAGTATCAGTTATTGCACGTAAGATAtgctttttgaatattttctggaatttctgcaaaagattaacaatagaatcgccattcatcgtcaatattttgtgttatgtcccaattattgacataattcccacaggcatacgtataaaattatgttaaaaaatatgaatgtcataaaagttaagtaaatctgataattatgtacaaatcggcaacactgtcgattttctacacagtctggtactacgcacaaaatggccgacgatctgcgcagtaatagtgcgcgaacttttcccgcctactagtgtgtcactgctgttgcgttttctatgctgtgatggagacaatttatgatgttctgtgtggatcgcaactacaattagatgcagaaaataacaacgaaagactagcattcattctaaaagactgggccttcaactatttattgttataggtaaaaaataattataacaaattatttatagttataataaatatttcatgattatgactaattgtgaattattcaaaaaatgggtagatttgggttacctagatcaaatgtattattattaaattccttcttctcattctactgaatttttgacctatcactttgttcgtgaaatagtctaataaaataccactcgtgatttaattgatcttataagtctgtcttttatttctaaactcaactgagttgcttaaagaaaacaccactcgtcctacggactcgtggtgttttcaagcaactcagtttcgtttagaagtaaatcgacagacttatcgcgaaaattgaatcactagtggtattactattgaaaacactctgaaaattggtacatagattaataatatagtattaccggaaaTTGGTATTGGTAATATTGGTATAAtaatatacgctgtgagctcgtacgtagaggggatatttacaaattcgcgaacgccagtagtgacaagtctgtaaacctttaccggaaatttgacataaatgtcaaagtgattaatttaaaattaaaattaaaaacattaattataaaaaatattagttggtcaaagctgtggtatatatttttactttaaatatgcttacgttttaaatactgaatttaagtttttttaatgttctattaatctattaatccattaatcttagcgccatctacacgataattgtgaaagtatccgaagtaagaaattcatattttgtcaatagaacgtcaaaatgattagcaaaatcgtaaaaaaatccattacaatttaattacttttttgcgttgtaaatattaagcgataacaattaaataataaatttaaaaattaccggtgaaagttgaatagtAGTCCgttaggagcgacaccagcgaagctcacagcgtatacgctgtgagcttcgctggtgtcgctcctggcggattactaatcaactttcactggtaatttttaaatttattatttaattattatcgcttaatatttacaacgcaaaaaagtaattaaattataatcgatttttttaagattttgctaatcattttgacgtttctattgataaaatatgaatttcgtacttcgaatactttcacaattatcgtgtagatggcggtaagattaatatattaatttataattagatattacggaacattaaataaacttaaattcagtatttaaaacgtattgtatatttaaggtaaaaatatataacacagctttgacaaactaatactttttataattaatgtttttaattttaattttaaattaatcactttgacatttatgtcaaatttccagtaatcgtttacagacttgccactactggcgctcgcgaatttgtaaatatcccttctacgtacgagctcacagcgtatacgctctgagcttcgctggtggcgctcctagcggattactaattcaactttcaccggtaatttttaaatttattatttaattattatcgcttaacatttacaacgcaaaaaagtaattaaattgtaatcgattttttaaagattatGCTAATCATTTTgccgttctattgataaaatatgaatttcttacttcggatactttcgcaattatcgtgtagatggcgctaagatttttagattaaattataactacatattacggaacattaaaaaaacttaaattcagtatttaaaacgtaagtatatttaaggtaaaaatatataccacagctttgaccaactaacattttttataattaatgtttttaattttaattttaaattaatcactttgacatttatgtcaaatttccggtaaacgtttacagacttgccactactggcgctcgcgaatttgtaaatatcccctctacgtacgagctcacagcgtatagctcCTGCGGGACGTAAagataagatatttaaggtcaaaaaatcttcttctttttttctcaagaTGTTATTTTacgcgattttacagtgatttggtgtttatttaaacaaatttgcattttctgtcgtgtatcaatgaaaaacataatattttaatagaaagaactcaaaaatgtcattatatggcattataacaagttattttgaatcaaaacaagtttttgatcaaattttatagtgtaaaaaacgttaaaataccgttttttacattttcctccattcccaaaatacatcatcatcgatttggctgaaaatttgcccacagatactcaaaagataggactttaagtggttagaaggatttgaattatattacaataccaaaaaagttacatgcagtaatatcagactcatgatactataaataaagttatgttatttatagtatcatgatcagactcaaaagtatatattagtccagtcgggatagcatttgaccttgagtgccgagctgcccaaaattttatttttctgatctttaggggagtcattagtagcctaaatttaaaatcacgaatgaattcctccgttacgtaagccgccatcttgattttaaaggagaacctgttttgctcaatatctccgccatttttaacttttcgacaaaaatggtaggaactgaaattgttccaaataaatcgtgtttacaattattacaatttctttttaacaatttttgtcgtgaggtcgatattttcgagtaaattgtacttacagtagacgcctatatttttgactataatattgcatgtaacttttttggtattgcaaTATAGTttaaatccttctcaccacttaaagtcctatgttttgtctatctgtgggaaaattttcagccaaatcgattatgatgtattttgggaatggagaaaaatgtaaaaaacggtattttaacgttttctacactataaaattggatcaaaagcttgttttgaatcaaagtaacttgttataatgccatataatgacatttttgggtcccctctattaaaatatgttttccattgatactttacgatagaaaatgcaaatttgtataaataaacaccaaatcactgtaaaatcgcataaaataatattttgagaaaaaaagaagaagaagattttttgaccttaaatgttttaccaattttcagacaaatcggaggtccaaaattttttttggctcCAAAATTGATGAGTGAtacatgatatttaatattaaaatagtattggatgtggtagaatgtagactctttgaattcaattgaacagtgaagctgttaAATAAATTTTCCGATTCAATCATTTCTACTGTTCACAGTTCTGTGTTTgctttttgagtaggtatttcatTTTCTTGACAACGAAAATGTTCGGTGTGGAAAGAATTAATAAGTGCGTGGAATGCGGAAAAGTTTATACACGTGAACATGATTTAAGAAGACGTGTAAGAAGTTCGCagtaggcaacccaaattacacggcgCAAAGTAATGGGTCAGGATCTAGAATCGAGTGTTCTATAGTTCTATGTTCTATGGCTCTTGTTTATTATCCAGTCATAAAGAGCCACGACACTTTTAGATTTTGTGAAAATCATTCTTAAACTTAAAACTTGTTAAAACCATGTCAACATAATTATAATACTAAAGTTCTAGAAAGttatttatgttttaaatttcctacaagtgtactgacaaaaaataaaaaatgtcagaTTTGGGTGAATGGTTTAGGAGTGTTCCC includes the following:
- the LOC114335834 gene encoding dolichyl-diphosphooligosaccharide--protein glycosyltransferase subunit DAD1, with protein sequence MAQVTKIISKFYNEYQSKTSKKLKVIDAYLFYILLTGIIQFVYCLLVGTFPFNSFLSGFISNVSCFVLAVCLRLQVNPENKSQFSGISPERGFADFIFAHIVLHLVVMNFIG